The Culex quinquefasciatus strain JHB chromosome 2, VPISU_Cqui_1.0_pri_paternal, whole genome shotgun sequence genome contains the following window.
GTGGAATGGATGGTATTTTATAACTTTAATAAGCTGTTCTAAAGTTTGctctaaaaatatatatcattTCATATGAAATCATATTGTTATACCATTTACATCTTCTGAAACTGAAActtaatcaaatcaaataattgTTCCTGCTACGATTTTCTCGGAGCACTTAGGTTGATACACAATTATCGGCAGTTAACTATTGATGTTTATTAAAACgtcaattagaaaaaaatctgtttctttccatttttttaaccagcatttttttattctaatgcaacttaaaatttaaaaattataaaaattgaaataacaagccgtagtctcaaaatttgaatgcagaaagtgatttaaaatgcattttactctagttcagttgttttgcaataattagttttcaaaaaatcaagatttgcaataattaatttccaaaaaatgaaagatttgacgaaaaccaaaattttagcgaaaaaaaaacttaaacatcgaaaatttacaaaaattcaaaagattttaaacATGCTGAacgtgattctaaacgcagagaaacgcattttaaattgatttcagctgattgtatttaaatttacatagaagttttttaagttttttgttcagttgttttgcaatcattaattttcaaaaaatgtaagattagacgaaaacaaaaatttgagcgaaaaaaaaaactttttgcgatactaaacatcgaaaattttcaaataattcaaaaaatattttaatcaaaccaaatatgcaaaaaatattcTTCACGCAGGAGaacgaattttaattttatttcagctCATtgcacttaaggggttacatacatgtaagaaatcacaaaatttcatatttcagaaaattgattaaatcaccttgaaagatgattttcaatcactcctgaaagtttcatgaagatattttatgatttaagtaagttacagacgatttaagctgaaaattttgccatgcgcaaagcgaactgtcaaacttcgcGAGCGTTTTCCTCTGAAcacagagttgatttacgggtgccacgatatctcgagatgggatggaccaaattggctgaaatttggagtgaagACTCGCAcaacatattccgtgtgcatgacgaagcccaattttgaaattttgcatacgAAATATTGCATAAATACGAAAATCGaaaactttcaatttttaatatgaaaaacataaaattatttttatcttttttgaaaataaactttttgaaaatcggccttcgtcatgtacacaggaccggtttaacgagtcttcaccaaaattttgagccgatttggtcaatgcagtgttgagatatcgtggcaccggttttttgaaaatgctaacatcatatagctgtatctcgacaacgatacaaccaaatgtcttcaaatttattttattaatagttgaaaatgtatattgtaatgtcctgaaaacagatttgaaaaaaagtttaagtttgtgcttaaaccaacctctgacatttttgccgatttacaagtatgtaaccccttaatcttccattaaaatttttaagttttttgagattgtttttttgccccctgatttttcgggccaattttgaaaaggggggagggggggttgacAAAAAatcctgagattttttttattttgaacaggATAGTATAACAATCTGATATAAAGACAATTGCaagtattttaatatattttaacttgttttattttgtaagaGAGGTACAAATTTGTACCCAAtttgatttaatatttaaaaaataacgttataaaatgtttttacaCAGTTTACTACCAATTGTTCaagtttttcaatgaaatttgaatttgcgacaaaaaatattttatttgaccCCTGATATTTTTAGGCATTTCTGAAGGGAAGGAAGGGGCCAAACAATTGATATAAAATATTCAATGGCCTTATCAATTATTGAGTTACCTTTTTTTCGGAAATCAAAAATCCTAGATGGATGGTGTAATGTACTTTCATTCTATATTACAAAACATTATATTCTTAACATATatttatacttaaaaaaaaataaaattctgcgTCTCATTGCAgttcaattgaaaaatgttgacaaacaaataaatttaaaatttttatttagacAGTACTAGAGAAATTACTAGAGAAAACCCCTATGTTTTCGATGTTAGATGTTTTCTTATGAAAATgttctaaaatatcaaaattgtgaaatatttgacaatttccaaaaaaaaaatttttgggttTAAACATTTTAGGAAGCATTTTTCAACCTTTATTCTTCCCTTTTGAATAAAAAGTGACACTTGCAAACATTTTGAATATATTGAACTTAAGAGACACAGATCTAccgaaaatcaagaaattataaatttttatgttgatTGTACTGCCACAAACTGCCTAAtgttacttactttactttactttatcagcaacaggtCTATCGACCCAACGCTGAACTAATCGAAGATTTCCAGGATGCTCGATCTTGGGCCGCTCGTCTCCAGTCGCCCACAATGTTGGCCGCTCTTGCATCTTCGTCGACTGCACACAGCCAACGCGTACGAGGCCTTCCACGAAGCCGACGACCCCGTCCGGGTTCGCTGCTGAATATCGTTTTAGCCGCCCGCTCGTCCGACATTCTGGCTACATGTCCAGCCCACTTCAGCCTGTCGTGCTTGATGACTTTTACGATATCAGCATGTTTGTAGTCTTGGTACAGCTCGAAGTTCATGCGCCTGCGCCACCGGTCTCCTACTTGCTTGCCGCCGAAGATAGTACGCAGGATTCTCCGCTCGAAGACCCCAAGTGCTCTCTGGTCAGCCTCCTTTAGCGTCCACGACTCGTGACCGTAAAGAGCTACAGGGAGTATCAAGGTCCTGTACAGCGTGATTTTCGTAGGCGTCCTTAGGCTGCGGGACCTTAGCTGGCTACGAAGACCGTAGAAGGCCCTGTTTGCAGCACTAATCCGCCGTTTCACTTCGCAGCTCACATCGTTGTCGCACGTCACAAGTGTACCAAGATATACAAATTCATCCACCACCTCATATCTTTCTCCATCTATTTCCACCTCCGAAACACCATCACCTGCACTGCCACGCGCTCTGCCAGCAACCAGATACTTGGTCTTGGCAGTGTTGATGGTCAGTCCGATCTTCGCAGCTTCCCGCTTGAAAGGGACGAACGCCTCCTCCACTGACCGACGGTCGATACCAATGATGTCGATGTCGTCAGCGTATCCAAGCAGCATGTGCGATTTAGTGATGAGTGTTCCGTTTCTTTGCACGCCTGCCCTTCGAGCAGCACCCTCCAACGCTATGATGAACAGTAAGTTCGAGAGAGCATCGCCCTGCTTCAATCCATCCAACGTAACGAAAGCTTCAGATGTCTCGTTAGCTATTCGCACGCTTGATTTTGCTCCGTCGAGCGTTGCACGAATCAGTCTAATTAGCTTCGCCGGAAAGCCGTGTTCTAGCATAATTTTCCAAAGTTCGTTTCTTTTGACTGAATCGTACGccgccttgaagtcgatgaacaaaTGGTGTGTTTGCAGGTTGTACTCCCGGAACTTGTCGAGGATTTGTCGCAGAGTGAACATCTGATCCGTCGTTGACCGACCCGCTCGAAAACCGCACTGGTATTCGCCGACAAAGGTCTCGGTCAAGGGTCTCAGCT
Protein-coding sequences here:
- the LOC119767398 gene encoding uncharacterized protein LOC119767398; translated protein: MNVEDDGIAVDPPTLEDVEKAVKELKNAKSAGKDGLPAELFKHGSARMTEILHQIVQRIWCEEQLPTDWLDGLITPIYKKGQRLDCTNYRGITILNSAYKVLSRILWSKLRPLTETFVGEYQCGFRAGRSTTDQMFTLRQILDKFREYNLQTHHLFIDFKAAYDSVKRNELWKIMLEHGFPAKLIRLIRATLDGAKSSVRIANETSEAFVTLDGLKQGDALSNLLFIIALEGAARRAGVQRNGTLITKSHMLLGYADDIDIIGIDRRSVEEAFVPFKREAAKIGLTINTAKTKYLVAGRARGSAGDGVSEVEIDGERYEVVDEFVYLGTLVTCDNDVSCEVKRRISAANRAFYGLRSQLRSRSLRTPTKITLYRTLILPVALYGHESWTLKEADQRALGVFERRILRTIFGGKQVGDRWRRRMNFELYQDYKHADIVKVIKHDRLKWAGHVARMSDERAAKTIFSSEPGRGRRLRGRPRTRWLCAVDEDARAANIVGDWRRAAQDRASWKSSISSALGR